The Lewinellaceae bacterium DNA window TTACCTGTTATCTGAATTAATTGGATTATAGGATGGTCAAATATTAGGTGAAAACTGAAAATACAAGACGATAATCGGAAAGGTCACATGATGAGCAGGATGAGTCAGATGCAGAGAAAATCAGCGGTTAATAAATATCTTAATGTAAAATTGATTAGTCAGGATTAGCGTATGGCACCAATTCGTCAACTGGCCGCAATACTTTTCGCCGATATTATGGGGTTCACCGCCCTGATGGGGGACGATGAGGTTTTAGCCTTGTCACTCCGCGATAAATTGAAAGGAAAGCTTGAGGCGGAAGCCCGGGAACACAATGGCCGGATTGTAAAATTCATGGGAGACGGTGCACTGTGCAGTTTTACCAGTGCCAGTGAAGCGGTGCGGGCGGCGATTGCTGTCCAGAGAGTCATGCTACAGGAGCCGAAAGTGCCGGTGCGCATCGGTATCCACCAGGCTGACGTGGTCTTTGAGGAAGCCGATGTGCATGGAGATGGTGTCAATATTGCCTCACGCCTGGAATCGCTGGCCGTTCCCGGAAGCATCCTGATCTCATCCAAGGTCGTGGATGACATCAAGAATCAAAAAGACATTCAGGCGGTCTCCTTAGGCCTCTATTCGCTGAAGAATGTACGGGAGCCCATGGAGATCTTTGCCATCAGCAATCCGGGGCTGGAAGTCCCGGTGGGGAAAGTATTGCAAGGGAAAGCCGAAAAATACAAGGAGCAAAAACCGGTCGGGAAACGCATTCTGACCGGAAGTAAAATAGGAATTCCTCTGATCATCATTGCCCTGGCAGCGTGGCTGATCGTTACCCCGCGGCTTAAAAAGCAGGATGCCCGGTATGAGCTAATACCCGCCATCCAGGATGAATTAAGCTTGAATTACATTCCTTCGGTAAAAGCCTTTGACCTGGCCCGTGAGGCCAAACAGATCATCCCGGATGATTCCCTATTGACTGACTTATGGCAGACCATTGCCACGACCCTAACCATTGAAACAGATCCTCCCGGAGCCGAACTGTTCTGGAAGGATTATTCGACACCGGACGCCGAATGGCGTTCAGCGGGGATCACACCTCTGGTTGATGTACAATTGCCAAGGGCTTACCTCCGCGTAGAATTCAGAAAGCAGGGGTATCAAACGCTGGAATATGCCGGCCCGGGTTTTTTAAGCAACCTAAAGCCGGATCTGACCCACCTCAAGCTGGATGCAACGGGGAGCATTCCCGAGCAAATGGCGCGGATTCCCGGGCGGACCGTTTACTTTGATTTGCCCAGTCTGCAGAATGTCGAAGGGAAATTGGTTCCGGAGTTCTTAATGGATAAGTATGAAGTAACTAACAGCCAATATAAAGCCTTCGTTGACGCAGGAGGTTATACCAATCCTGCCTACTGGACCGAACCTATTCTGGTGGATGGTAAAGAGATAACGATCGATGAAGCCGTAAAACTATTTGTCGATCGAACCGGGAGACCGGGACCCGCCGGTTGGGAAGGCGGGATCTATCCGGCAGGACTGGAAAATCATCCGGTCACTGGAGTGTCCTGGTATGAAGCGGCTGCCTATGCGGTGTATGTCCATAAAAAATTGCCCACCATCTATGAGTGGTCCCGGGCGGCTGCTACTGCCCGAACGGAGTTTATGGTGCCGCTGAGCAATTTCAATGGCGTATCGACGGTCGAAGTGGGATCGCTTCCTGGCTACAGTACCTTCGGATTGTACGACATGGCCGGCAATGCCCGTGAATGGTGCTCCAATGCCACCGGCAGCAATGATCAACGCTTTGTCCTGGGAGGCGGGTGGAATGATCCTTCCTACGCCTTCAACGACAGTTACACCCAGAATGCACTGGACCGGAGCGTATCCAACGGGTTCCGTTGTGTGATAGAATTGCAGGATGACCCGGACCGCTTTGGGTTGAACCAACCCATACATGGTGATTATCGGGATTACCGCAAAGAAAAACCAGTGGACAATGCCACCTTTTCTATCTACCTGACCCAGTTTGCCTACGATAAAGATCCGTTGAATGCCCGGGTTGAAGCCAGCTATGACCGGGAATTCTGGACCATTGAAAAGGTTTCTTTTGATGCCGGATATGGTGATGAGCGAATGGAGGCGTACGTTTATTTACCCAAAAACTTTAAGCCTCCCTATCAGACCATTCTGTTATTTCCCGGTTCCAATGCCCTGTACACTTCCGAATACAATGTGGACAGTTACATCGGATGGTATGATTTTTTTCTTAAAAGTGGTCGGGCATACGTGGAGCCGATCTTTAAAAGCACCTACAACCGGCGCGATAAGCTGAATTCCCGTTTACCTCAGGAGACCGTCCAGTACAAAGACCATGTGATCATGTGGCGGAAAGATTTGGGCCGGGCCATCGATTACCTCGAAACCAGGCCGGATATCGATACAGATAAGCTGGCGTTCTATGGCATCAGCTGGGGGGGATTTGTGGGGGGCATTTTACCAGCGGTGGAGAAAAGGATCAAAGTAGTCATGCTGAATGTAGGCGGAATGGCCATGACCAAAACATTTCCTGAAGTGGATCAGATCAATTTTCTGCCCCGGATTACCCAGCCGGTGCTGATGGTCAATGGCAAACACGATATGTATTTCCCGGTGGAGTCCGCCCAATTACCCATGTTCGATTTGCTTGGTACTCCGGCCAGGGATAAGAAGATCAACATTTACGATTCTGGGCATCTGACACCCCGTATTGAGGTCTTGAAAGCAACCCTTAACTGGCTGGATCATTATTTTGGTCCGGTCGAAAAATAAGGGAATGGTTCGTTCAATTAAAAATATAAGAATATAAGAATAGCAACTATGGCCTCAATTGCTAATCGGTTGTTCCTTGTCTGAATAAAATGAAAATTATTCAAATGATTTAATTAATTTCCATAATCCATTCACCTCTATAATTTAGGGCTATGAGTATGTTCGATGAAAAAGAAGGTATCTTTGCCAATCCGGTGGATTCTAACACAATTTCTGTAATTACCAATGACTTTGTAACGGAATCCACCAGGTTAAAATCTACAAAAGGTTTATCGTTGCCTCCGGAAACCGAGGCCATTTCAATTCAAGGATTTCGTAAACGCATCCACGCTCTGGAAGCCGCGCATCAAGATATGACCCATATTTCCTTGTTCTATGGATTGGATGCAATGAAAAATTTTACGCTGGTACTGGGCGGAGTGGCTCACCAGGGCGCTTCATTCAGGCACTTTAGTGAGACGAGTCCTTCAACGAAGATGGGATCATTCTGTTCAAATCCCTCAGAATCGGCGATTCAGTGCAGTCACTTCAGAAATGAATTTAATGTAATTTATGGAGTCAATGAATACGCCCGCGGGACCTTCATGCGAATTAAGCAAGCCAATTATGCGCAAGGAAATAATACCATTCATAAAGTCCTTGACGCCTTTGAGCAGGATGGGTGTGACTTATTCACCATCTCCTTTGGTTTTATGGAACCTGATAAAAGTGAACGCGTCGCAAAACCTGAAGAAACAGGCGGTAAAGGGTTGATATGTTATCATATGATTTTTAAGGGTAAAAAGTCAAAACAGCCCTCATTTACATCCCGGCATCTCTTTTCAACCTACGATAATGAAAAAGGATACAGTGGACCAAAACCGGTTTGCCCACCCCATGCCTGCAATTAACTTTTTTTTTCAAGCAATACTATTTTACAAACCATGAAGCTCATAGACCTTGCTGGTTTCCTGGTTTATTTTTGTACGTATCTGGTGGTGCTTCCGGTTGGTATCGGAACTATTTTTTATCGAAAATTATCCAGGCCATTGAAAGTCCTTTATTGTAATTTAATTATTGTTCTTTTTTTGGACCTGGTTTTGTTAACGATCGGAGGACGATTGGGCAATGGATTACTTTATCTATTTTCTTTGGTTGATCTGATGATGATGACCTGGGTTTTTACGAGCTTGATCCGCTCCAATTCCTACAAGATAATTTTTCGCGGAAGTGCATTGTTGTTGGGTATGTATGGATTGATTGATGCTCTCTATTTTTCCGGTTTACATGTTAATGGGTATAGCAATGGCATTATCAAATTATTTATTGCGATTCTGGTGATGTATTATTTGTCCCAACTTTTGTTGGAAGATGTAGAATTCAGACTTAAGGATATGCCCATGTTTTGGGTAAGCTTGGGAGCCATACTTTATAATGGTTTTGGCTTTTTTGATGTTTTTAGCTCTCCGATTATTAATTATTCGCAAAGCTTTTATTTACAATACGAGATCATCTGGTCTGTAGCTACAATCTTTATGTATATTGCCTATAGCTGGGCATTCAGGATAAGTGATCGGAAGCTATGAAGTTGCGTATACTATTTTTAGTGATCGTACTGACTGCCAGGATGAATGCCTTGGTTGGACAGGATCAGACCTCCATTTTAGGGTCCGTACGTGTTGGAAATGGACTCCACCAAAACGATTTTATCCAATTGCCAATTCATAACCAGAAGCCGCCGTCCTTATCTTACGATCAAAATTATTTAATGTTCAATTTCGACCCAGGATCCCAAGGGGGATCGGATACATTATTTTATTTTCTGGAGGGTTTGGACTACAATTGGATTTATTGTGTGCAATGCCGTCAGGTGGCTTATTCCCACCTGGATGGGGGCGATTTTGTCTTACATGCAAAATTTGGAAAGCAAGGTACTGTTGTTATTTATCCATTTCGAATTGAAGGAAACGTCTGGCACCGTTGGTGGTTTATGCCGCTGTTATTGTTGGTGTTGTTGGGTATCCTCGGAATGATGGGTTACTTCGCATTACTGTATCGGCTAAGACAAAAAATAAGACAAGAGCAATTGGTGCATCGTGAGAAATTATCCTCCATGGTCGATCTTACTTCCGGTATAGCTCATGAATTGCAAAATCCGTTGAATTTTGTCAATAATTTTTCCGAGCTAAGCGGTGAACTGATACAGGAAGCGATACGTGAATTTGCAAATGGTGATGCGTTAGAAGCAACGGAAATATTGGCAGATGTCGCTATGAATTTGCAAAAAATTCATGAACATGGTCAACGTGCCAGCGGTATTGTCACCAGTATGTTGGAGCATGCCAAGCCCACATCCGGTAGCAGGACCAACACAGATATTAATAAACTTTGTGATGATTATTTTCGGATAGCCTTGCATGCCTGTACGGAAAATGGCAAGCAGCTGACCACACCACAGATCGATATTCAACGTATTGTCCAGTTTGATCCCCGGGTACCGCCTATACCAATTGTGCCTCAGGATATTGGACGGGTTTTGCAGAATATTTTCAACAATGCGTGCTATGAACTAAAAAAACAGGGACAACTGCCAGGTGCATCAATGCCATTTATAAAACTGGTAACCCAGAAATTGGAGGACCGGGTGATCATCCGAATCGAAGACAATGGCCGGGGTATTCCAACTGAAATCAAAGACAAGATCTTTCAGCCTTTCTTCACCACCAAACCTACAGGCCAGGGGACTGGGCTGGGATTGAGCCTGAGCTATGATATCGTCAAAGCGCATGGAGGTGAACTGAAAGTTGAAAGTAAAGAAGGTGAAGGAACAGCTTTTATTATCCGGTTACCCATTGTTTGACCGGCAACAACCTTTCATCGATGAACAAACTATTGCCGACTGGCCAAAGCTTTAGCAAACAATCACTTAACTTGGAGAACAAAGAAAATCGGGATTCATGAATAAGTTAAATGGGACGATTGCAATTTTGTTATTCGTCCTGAGTGGACACACGATTATAGCTCAAACCGATGTGCTTGCACTACGAGTGAACCAGGACCGGATCGAACGGCGAATTCACGAACTGGCTCAATTTGGCCGGGACTCCACCGGTCATGGTTACCGGGTAGCCTATACCTCAGGAGACATCGCCGGCAGAGCCTGGTATATGGAACAGATGAGCCAGGCAGGTCTGGATGTTTCGATCGATGCTGCCGGCAACCTGGTCGGCAAGCGGGCTGGTATGAATCCCGGATTGAAACCCATTGCCTTTGGCTCCCACATCGACATGGTACCCGATGGTGGTAATTACGATGGTTGTGTCGGTTCGATCTCGGCACTGGAAGTCATGGATGTATTGAAGGAAAACAACCTGAAGACCAATCATCCATTGGAGATACTGATCTTTTCAAATGAGGAAGGAGCTACCTACGGAAGTAGTTTTATGGCTGGACACCTCCATTCGGAGGTCCTAAATAATGTCAGTCAAAGCGGACTTAACCTTTACGATGGCATCAAGGCCATCGGTGGAGATCCTGACCACATTCAGAATGCTGTACGCCAGAAAGGAGACCTGGCTGCCTTTCTGGAACTGCACATCGAGCAGGGTGCTTTTCTGGAGCGGGATCAGATCCAGATTGGAGTGGTCAGCGGTATAGTAGGCATACTGCAGTGGGACGTCACCATTACCGGCATGGCCAATCATGCCGGCACGACACCCATGAATTTGCGCCATGATGCCCTGCTGGCGGCGGCTAAATACATTCAATCCGTAAATGATGTAATAACCAGTCACGAAGGTACTCAAGTAGGTACGGTGGGCAAGATTTCAGTCCAGCCGGGAGCCTACAATGTCATTCCGGGGCAGGTCATCACCAGCCTGGAAATCCGTGATCTGAGCTCGGATAAGATCATGATGCTGTTTCATGAAATCGAAGGCCGGGCAGCGGAAATAGCAAAATCATCCGGTGTGTCCATCACCTTCAAAAAAGTCATCGGCACTACTCCGGCATTGACAGATAAAGGCATTCAGGATAAGATCATTGCATCTGCCCAAAAATTAAACCTTACGTATCAGGTCATGCCCAGTGGCGCCGGGCATGATTCGCAGGAAATCGCTACCATCGCACCGGTGGGGATGATCTTTGTGCCCAGTGTGAAAGGCATCAGCCACTCTCCGGATGAGTACACCAAACCGGAGGACATGGCCAATGGCGCCAATGTGCTGTTGCAAACGATTCTTGCCTTGGACAGGAAGTAAGTCAGGTTGGCTGCCTCAAGAAGGAAGATTTTAATAATTTTCATTAGCTTAAAGTCTAAACCAAAATCATATGAAAAA harbors:
- a CDS encoding Zn-dependent hydrolase, whose amino-acid sequence is MNKLNGTIAILLFVLSGHTIIAQTDVLALRVNQDRIERRIHELAQFGRDSTGHGYRVAYTSGDIAGRAWYMEQMSQAGLDVSIDAAGNLVGKRAGMNPGLKPIAFGSHIDMVPDGGNYDGCVGSISALEVMDVLKENNLKTNHPLEILIFSNEEGATYGSSFMAGHLHSEVLNNVSQSGLNLYDGIKAIGGDPDHIQNAVRQKGDLAAFLELHIEQGAFLERDQIQIGVVSGIVGILQWDVTITGMANHAGTTPMNLRHDALLAAAKYIQSVNDVITSHEGTQVGTVGKISVQPGAYNVIPGQVITSLEIRDLSSDKIMMLFHEIEGRAAEIAKSSGVSITFKKVIGTTPALTDKGIQDKIIASAQKLNLTYQVMPSGAGHDSQEIATIAPVGMIFVPSVKGISHSPDEYTKPEDMANGANVLLQTILALDRK
- a CDS encoding HAMP domain-containing histidine kinase — its product is MKLRILFLVIVLTARMNALVGQDQTSILGSVRVGNGLHQNDFIQLPIHNQKPPSLSYDQNYLMFNFDPGSQGGSDTLFYFLEGLDYNWIYCVQCRQVAYSHLDGGDFVLHAKFGKQGTVVIYPFRIEGNVWHRWWFMPLLLLVLLGILGMMGYFALLYRLRQKIRQEQLVHREKLSSMVDLTSGIAHELQNPLNFVNNFSELSGELIQEAIREFANGDALEATEILADVAMNLQKIHEHGQRASGIVTSMLEHAKPTSGSRTNTDINKLCDDYFRIALHACTENGKQLTTPQIDIQRIVQFDPRVPPIPIVPQDIGRVLQNIFNNACYELKKQGQLPGASMPFIKLVTQKLEDRVIIRIEDNGRGIPTEIKDKIFQPFFTTKPTGQGTGLGLSLSYDIVKAHGGELKVESKEGEGTAFIIRLPIV
- a CDS encoding SUMF1/EgtB/PvdO family nonheme iron enzyme codes for the protein MAPIRQLAAILFADIMGFTALMGDDEVLALSLRDKLKGKLEAEAREHNGRIVKFMGDGALCSFTSASEAVRAAIAVQRVMLQEPKVPVRIGIHQADVVFEEADVHGDGVNIASRLESLAVPGSILISSKVVDDIKNQKDIQAVSLGLYSLKNVREPMEIFAISNPGLEVPVGKVLQGKAEKYKEQKPVGKRILTGSKIGIPLIIIALAAWLIVTPRLKKQDARYELIPAIQDELSLNYIPSVKAFDLAREAKQIIPDDSLLTDLWQTIATTLTIETDPPGAELFWKDYSTPDAEWRSAGITPLVDVQLPRAYLRVEFRKQGYQTLEYAGPGFLSNLKPDLTHLKLDATGSIPEQMARIPGRTVYFDLPSLQNVEGKLVPEFLMDKYEVTNSQYKAFVDAGGYTNPAYWTEPILVDGKEITIDEAVKLFVDRTGRPGPAGWEGGIYPAGLENHPVTGVSWYEAAAYAVYVHKKLPTIYEWSRAAATARTEFMVPLSNFNGVSTVEVGSLPGYSTFGLYDMAGNAREWCSNATGSNDQRFVLGGGWNDPSYAFNDSYTQNALDRSVSNGFRCVIELQDDPDRFGLNQPIHGDYRDYRKEKPVDNATFSIYLTQFAYDKDPLNARVEASYDREFWTIEKVSFDAGYGDERMEAYVYLPKNFKPPYQTILLFPGSNALYTSEYNVDSYIGWYDFFLKSGRAYVEPIFKSTYNRRDKLNSRLPQETVQYKDHVIMWRKDLGRAIDYLETRPDIDTDKLAFYGISWGGFVGGILPAVEKRIKVVMLNVGGMAMTKTFPEVDQINFLPRITQPVLMVNGKHDMYFPVESAQLPMFDLLGTPARDKKINIYDSGHLTPRIEVLKATLNWLDHYFGPVEK